The nucleotide sequence TTGGCTCTAGTTGAGTGTGTACAGTGAAGAGGAGCAGCTCATGATCTGCTTCAGGATCAGTTTTTGTGCTGGTAAATCCAACACAGCgtacaaaacagtttttaaatacaaaaaaaaacccatcaccACAGCCACAGTTCTGTCTTTATTGCTCCTTTGAGTCTTGCTCGAATAGAGAATCAGCCCTCTCTGTTTTGTTGCAATAAGCTTTGGCTTGTTACACTCAATGGGCCGGAGCCTAAAAGTGCGGTCCAGCTGTCAGAGGCAGTGGTTGGTGGTCGGGTGCCACGGAGACTGGCGCAGCAGACAGTCTGTGGTGTCTTCGGCTAGTTTGGCGTGCCGGGAAGTAGCTGTGAGTTGGGGGTTGAGGGGGAAGCTGTAGCGGTAAAGACAGTAGGGGCCCACAGTATCAGAGagatgagggaggagagaaggcCCCTGAGGGCTGAGGGGGCTGTGGAGGGGAAAGAGGCAGGGGGAACTCCCCGGAGACCCGTGAAGACATGGGTCCCTACAGTGGGGAGGTTTCTTTGCCTGCAGCGCAGAGAGGAGCGGGAGGTCTGTTAGCGGGGACAGCGTGGGCAGGcctctcagtctgtctgctcCCAGAGAGGAGAAGGCTCTGCTGGGCAGCGGGGAGGCGGGTGAGGTGGTGGAGGCCTTGCCATAGAGAGGAAAGGCGAGTGTGTGGAGAGCAGCGTCCTGGCAGGAGAGCGCGGAGACAGAGAACGGGTGAagggatgaagaagaggagagagggaggagactCTTCACACTGCTGGTCGGCGACCCTGAGCTCCCTGTTAGAAAAAGAGACGTCAGAAACTTGaatcacaaagacaaaaacagcttGGAGCAGAGACGTAATAAGAGCTGGAGCACAGTACCTTGGAGCTGTATGGCGAATGGCTTAAAGTCCAAGCTGAGAGGGCCTCTCCAGGGATATGACTCCAACAAGCCATCCAACACTCCcctacacgcacacaaacacacaagcatataCTGTAGCACTGAAAAATGTTATTCCAGGTATTTAAATATTGATTCTGAGAGGTGTGAAATTCTGCACTATACAGTTCAACTTCATTTGAAAGTTTTACGTGGTGTCAAATGTCAGTGGTTGAACCTTAAATCCCTCTTGGGTCCTTTAGCGGAGTACTTTCTGAGCTGAAACAAGTGTCAATGTTTGGTGAGGTTTTCTGTACCTATTCCTTCCTGGATCTCTGAAGCCCTTGGCGAACGGGTTCCTGTCGATCTTTAGTTTCGTGATCTTGCCCAGGAGAGAGGAACAGACATGGGTTAGAGTGGACATGTCAACCGCTGATGTGTTAAACTAACAATGAGCTCAGCTTTACAACAGTATGGAGAGTGGCAGAGCTCTCCCTTAGGGACAGCTTCTCCCAGCAGCACCCAGGGCGATCGGCCATGTCAAACAGGGTTCTCGGAGGTCGTACAGTTTTATTTGGTGCTTTAATGGGCTGCGGACTCCAGCAGTCGGCCCAGTCACAGATCGTTACTGAGTTTCTGTAATAATACGTTCGCTGATCGTAAAATGAGCCCTGATGAAAAGAGCTGGCAGTCTCTGCGGACAGCTCTGTTACTGGAGGAATGGTAGCCAACAGTGGGGTCAGCTCCCCcgcacaggaacacacacacccGCTCTGAGCAACTGGCCTGGCAGAAACTCAGGACACTGCAATTTATGATTTTGCTGAGACCGCAGAGAAGTGGGCCTCATCACCTTCATGATGTTCAGATTTAAGCTTTTTTGAGCTGGTGATTGGATCAATGAGGAATATTACAGTCACTGTGTGCATGAGCTTTGAAAAGATTTGATGTTTGCTTTCTTAATATTTCTGGAACATGAAAGGATGGAGAATGTAAATACGTAAAATCAGTAgttttttaacagaaacaacAATTCAGTTGTTTAACAGCAAATAACCAAACGTGTTGAATATATCGCAGTCTTCTGTGTTTCATAAaattgtgtgtttcagtgcaaAAATCTCCAAACCCGTCGGTCATATCCATTGTGTGTGATCATGTTACAAAGTATTTTACTGCTCTACAGGACCAGTTAAAGTTTCAGTGAGCGTTACCTGTTGATTCTGATAGGCTGTGACTGTGGTGAACTCAGTTTCTGGGAAGGAGAAGCTGTGCACTCCTTCAGCAGGCAGCGACTGGATCTGTGACAAGTCCATCCGAGGGTCGTGCCGGATGATGTGCACACGTGGCTTGTATTTATGCATCGACTGAAGGATAATCTGGATGAAGAGATGAAGAGGATAGTTTAAGTTGTACAAGCTGAACCTTAGTTATATCATTGTCTTTAAGTTGAACTGCGGAAACAAACATATAGGGCTGTAACTATGGTTTAATgtcattatcaattcatctgaagatttatttattttttcaattaactgattaattgtttggtacAGTAGTGAAAACAATTTCCTAAAGCTCAAGGTGACGTCAtcaaattgcttcttttgtccAAACCCCAAGGATATCCAATATCCTTTCAGATAACACAAAGAGAAGCAACAAATCCTCGTAGGTCTGAAGTTGGAGTCAGAGAACGTTTGGCATGTTTGcttggaaaaataaacaatttttaaCTCTATGAACTCTATAAAAAGTATATTATCCAAGCGGTTGCcattattttttctgttgattaactaattgattaatcgttattgtttcagctctacagtgTACGGTTAGCTGCCCAGTAGTTTGTGGATGTTGCTAAAACTTAAAGTTTCCAATCATTTAAAagatataaacatttaaaaacacattgttctGAATGCAAATCATTTCAGTTGTACAAATTAACTACAATAGGTGATATATTAAGGTAATATGATAATAGAAcgaaatatatatttacagtaacgTCACAACAGGCATCATAATTTATGACAACACAATAATACAAGTATTGTATAGTATTACATAGCCTGTTATGTACATTAAAACTAATATAGATTTAGCTAAAATGTGCcattcaacaaaacaacaaataccatTAAATTTTCCATAATAAGGTTAGTTAACTAATAGTAATATTAATTAACTAACCTTTTCATGGTTTTAATTTGACATCtctaaaaaaatgaaacagtcACGTTTCATGTTTGCTTGAGGGGCTTAATACTGCTAAAAGAAGTTCATCCGAGTAAAAAAATTGAAGTTTAATTTGCAGTAGTGCAGCTTGGTGTGTTTAATTTTGCATATTTGGTTTTATATACCGTTCAGTAGTAATTTATGAAATAAACAGCCAAaggaaaatattatattaaaatgaacagCTTGACCGCTTTAGAGTTTTCCTTTTTACCTGTTAAGGCAgaagccaaataaaaaaaatatatatggtgatataatatatatatatatatatatatataaggttTTATAATAGAAAGAATTTTTTTCTAAACTACACAAAGAAGCTTGACTGCCAAATTTAATGCTAAACAGCAATATGTGTCAACTTCAAAAAAGGTAAGACAACCAATGCTTCTTCATTAGTGCTGAaaccaaaatgaacaaaataacagagTTCCAGGTGGTGAACTGACCGCAGCAACATCAGGGATTAGCAGGCTGTTTTAGAGAGCCAAGTTGTGCAAACACAGTTTCttcattatttcattgtatACCAGAATAATGAATCCTGCATGCAAACTAATTCCAGCATGGTTTTATAAACACTAGGATCAAGTGAAAAGCCCCCTGTAGCCTCCCCAATCACCACATCTGTCACATCTGTACATCACTGAACCTTTACAGGAAGTACTGGAACTGAGAAGGATTTCCTCTTCCACTATCCCTAAAAGACATACAGGCTTTCCTTCCTGAAGTAGCGTCCAGTATTAGACTAGACATggttcaatgtgtgtgtgagacagctGTCCAAGCAGGACTGAACTGACTGTCTCAGCTGCTCCTTTACCATTATACATACCATTATCAAATTAACCAAAGTCACACTaagaaatatatagaaataatcATGTTATAAGTCAAGACATTAAAATACACAAGAGTAAGAAACAACAAATTTAGCTCCCACCATTTTCACTAGAAATGTCTCACCTGTAGGCCTACTGCACACATGATCACTGTATTATCAACTGGACATAGAGGAAGAGGCCGAAGCTCGTGCACAGATGGGTTACCTACATGTCCCTTATCGTCCATCTCGTTGTTGGTGAGCTTGACCCGGTCAAAGCTGATCACCTGACGCATCCACGTCTCTCCTGCGCACGGCGAGTCCGGGTGCACGTAGAGCCTGGGAGAGATGCAGGAGTGGTCCGTGTTTCCAGCCACCATCCACTGCGAGCTGTGGTACACATACCTGCGGGAGAATATACATGGAAGTAAATAAACTAATAGATAAATAGggagtttgattattttaacacacacacacacacacacacacacacacctgtagcGTTTTGAGTCCACTGGCATGACGTCCATTGCGATGTAATACTGCTGGCACGGGTCCAGATTGCGCACTTTGACGCGCACAGAGGGAAACATTCTCCTAacgagaggaagaagaagaagaaaattcaCCATGAATTGGAAATGCCTCATTTTTTATCCCTTTTTAATTAAATCTCTTTTAAACCTTTCTTAAAATGGGTAAAAGTGTGTTTAGCCGGCATGGATTTTTACATCATAAAACCGCACAGAAGGAGATCAGGAACTCCAGCATCAGGCAGAAACTTTCCTGCCTGTGGCGGCCAAGTTCAGAGGAAAGTATACAGGGACCTCGAGGGGCCTTGGGGGCATCTTCACTGCCGAGATTTATAGTGTGTGTTCTCCGTAATTGAATAAACGGAACCTAGATTTCAGCAAGTAGCTATGTCCCAATAACTCATTTCtggaacaaaaataaaagaagacgCACGTGGCTGCCTATCAGACCAGAAATGAATTTCTTTGAAACTGAAAGTAATAGACCAAGAATATCTCTGTGTCACAAGGTGTCATTATGTCGGCCTAATTGATAGTCCTGGGTCATATATTCTTTTAAATTCAGTCTGGATACTAGAGTTTAATTCAGATcgacaaaatgaaatgattcGCTAAGTTTCAGTTACCTTCAACAAAAGGTACACTATTGTGcactatttcatttttaattccaaaatatcaaaacaaaaacaaaaaaaacgtaTAGTCCATTAAATTCTAACTATTTTTTCCCACATGTTAACCCAATAGGACAAAGTAAATATAACACTAAAACCGTACAGTTTCTCGTCTATAGTCTATATTTTATTAACAGATAACTCCCGAGTTCAGCTACGTTTTTAGAAAGTGTAAAAGTGACAGTTCTGCTGCTCACTTCTGATTAGCTGCAGCGCGTTCAGAGCCG is from Siniperca chuatsi isolate FFG_IHB_CAS linkage group LG8, ASM2008510v1, whole genome shotgun sequence and encodes:
- the tbx22 gene encoding T-box transcription factor TBX22, which gives rise to MQGLSSRAHAFSVEALVGKPCKRMKVSEGHDSSSAGDTGSDTNIFTGLNEYPVSQTKKAGSTPRRTEETSCDPDSQTVSSRAEEADPSGEENKPKESDCCPDREVRVDLQGSELWKRFYEIGTEMIITKAGRRMFPSVRVKVRNLDPCQQYYIAMDVMPVDSKRYRYVYHSSQWMVAGNTDHSCISPRLYVHPDSPCAGETWMRQVISFDRVKLTNNEMDDKGHIILQSMHKYKPRVHIIRHDPRMDLSQIQSLPAEGVHSFSFPETEFTTVTAYQNQQITKLKIDRNPFAKGFRDPGRNRGVLDGLLESYPWRGPLSLDFKPFAIQLQGSSGSPTSSVKSLLPLSSSSSLHPFSVSALSCQDAALHTLAFPLYGKASTTSPASPLPSRAFSSLGADRLRGLPTLSPLTDLPLLSALQAKKPPHCRDPCLHGSPGSSPCLFPLHSPLSPQGPSLLPHLSDTVGPYCLYRYSFPLNPQLTATSRHAKLAEDTTDCLLRQSPWHPTTNHCL